The following proteins are encoded in a genomic region of Huiozyma naganishii CBS 8797 chromosome 9, complete genome:
- the NDL1 gene encoding Ndl1p (similar to Saccharomyces cerevisiae NDL1 (YLR254C); ancestral locus Anc_1.382), giving the protein MMDLPAALSLIRSLQSQLEEINAVSREYENEMEHVIQGLQNDINTLNDERDTQKRRMIELEIKVDDLENENSLLSSKLIDSNSQNDKLLERNVLLEHEVHDLQDYCDKQRRGLDRRGSVSKEKNSTMPTVDSLKVSMRGPSLVVSTKSPIGATASSNMHIPYSEVSSSFVVTTTSNSPRKKSTLTV; this is encoded by the coding sequence GCAGCATTGAGTCTAATTAGATCGTTGCAAAGCCAATTAGAGGAAATTAACGCCGTTAGTCGAGAGTACGAAAATGAGATGGAGCATGTCATCCAAGGCTTGCAGAATGATATAAATACTTTGAACGATGAGAGGGATACGCAGAAAAGACGGATGATTGAGCTGGAGATAAAAGTGGACGATCTAGAGAACGAAAACTCTCTCCTGTCTAGTAAGCTGATTGATTCGAACTCGCAGAATGATAAACTGCTTGAGCGGAATGTACTCCTCGAGCATGAAGTACATGATTTACAAGACTATTGTGATAAACAAAGAAGGGGGTTGGATAGACGAGGGAGTGTTTCCAAGGAGAAAAATAGCACAATGCCGACCGTagactctttgaaagtgtcaATGAGGGGACCCTCGTTAGTAGTATCTACAAAGTCACCAATTGGTGCTACTGCTTCCAGTAACATGCATATCCCGTACTCTGAGGTATCGTCGTCTTTTGTAGTAACGACCACATCTAACTCTCCAAGGAAAAAATCCACTCTAACTGTATAA